A stretch of the Thermococcus sp. genome encodes the following:
- a CDS encoding ATP phosphoribosyltransferase regulatory subunit has translation MRKGLLAESERLSEIGKYLRRTFELWGYREVFLPAIEEYREGLRKGTKFAYNNEFYVIKPDITSQILENIKEVPEKLKLYYISEVLDGGVRGQWQAGVEYIGGDVTKMAAEVLLTAITALEAVGIEEFYIDIGSLKVWEKATEDVEEFRAEIYRALVRRNFEIIERLPISKEKKEELWELFNFWGKESGYRKLDRIVEAVNDERLFIDFGTVRPLPYYRDVLFEVYSPELGKPLGGGGEYTFKGKPAFGFAFDMGALSKLFRKKGDRNRKRLRGEPRDVFAEAKRLVRMGIPVEVE, from the coding sequence GTGAGAAAGGGTTTACTTGCCGAGTCAGAGAGGTTATCCGAGATTGGAAAGTACCTGAGGAGAACCTTCGAGCTGTGGGGCTACCGCGAGGTCTTTCTGCCCGCGATCGAGGAGTACCGCGAGGGCCTCAGGAAGGGGACGAAATTCGCCTACAACAACGAGTTCTACGTCATCAAACCAGACATAACGTCGCAGATACTGGAGAACATCAAGGAAGTTCCGGAGAAGCTCAAGCTCTACTACATCAGCGAGGTGCTTGACGGCGGCGTGAGGGGGCAGTGGCAGGCCGGGGTGGAGTACATAGGCGGGGACGTCACGAAGATGGCCGCCGAGGTGCTTCTCACGGCCATAACCGCCCTCGAAGCGGTCGGGATAGAGGAGTTTTACATAGACATAGGGAGCCTGAAGGTCTGGGAGAAGGCCACAGAAGACGTGGAAGAGTTCCGGGCGGAAATCTACAGGGCACTTGTGAGGAGAAACTTTGAGATAATAGAGCGTCTCCCGATAAGCAAGGAGAAAAAGGAGGAGCTGTGGGAGCTTTTCAACTTCTGGGGGAAGGAGAGCGGCTATCGGAAGCTCGACAGGATAGTCGAGGCCGTCAACGACGAGAGGCTGTTCATCGACTTCGGAACGGTTAGACCGCTGCCCTACTACCGCGACGTGCTCTTCGAGGTCTATTCACCCGAGCTGGGGAAGCCCCTCGGTGGCGGTGGTGAGTACACGTTCAAGGGGAAACCAGCCTTCGGCTTTGCCTTTGATATGGGGGCGCTCTCGAAGCTCTTCAGGAAAAAGGGGGACAGGAACAGGAAGAGGCTGAGAGGTGAGCCCAGGGATGTCTTTGCAGAGGCCAAGAGGCTCGTGAGAATGGGCATCCCGGTGGAGGTGGAGTGA
- the hisG gene encoding ATP phosphoribosyltransferase, which yields MRFVLPKGRLLQGSLEILRKAGIELRPPAERRLIERVGSYEVLLARAFDVPVYVEYGIDVGISGSDVVEERGSDVLIPLELPFGKCRLSLAMPAERVVGPEEMDGYRIATKYPGITRRFFEGLNVEVEVLKLHGSIELAPRIGIADAIVDIVETGNTLRANGLVEVEKIMDVSALLLVNRIAQKTKFEEINELVFAIKEVIKDGF from the coding sequence ATAAGGTTCGTCCTCCCCAAGGGGAGGCTCCTTCAGGGTTCGCTGGAGATCCTCAGAAAGGCCGGAATAGAGCTGAGACCTCCCGCGGAAAGGAGGCTGATCGAGAGGGTCGGCAGTTACGAGGTTCTCCTCGCGAGGGCCTTTGACGTTCCGGTTTACGTTGAGTACGGAATCGACGTCGGCATCTCCGGGAGCGACGTCGTTGAGGAGCGCGGGAGCGACGTCCTCATACCCCTCGAACTGCCCTTCGGGAAGTGCAGGCTGAGCCTGGCCATGCCGGCGGAGAGGGTCGTCGGGCCGGAAGAGATGGACGGCTACAGGATAGCCACCAAGTACCCGGGGATAACGAGGCGCTTCTTCGAGGGCCTCAACGTCGAGGTGGAGGTACTGAAGCTCCACGGGAGCATCGAGCTGGCGCCCAGGATAGGGATAGCCGACGCGATAGTGGACATCGTGGAGACAGGGAACACGCTCCGCGCCAACGGGCTCGTCGAGGTGGAGAAGATAATGGACGTCTCCGCTTTGCTCCTCGTGAACAGGATAGCCCAGAAAACTAAGTTTGAGGAGATAAACGAGCTTGTCTTTGCGATAAAAGAGGTGATTAAGGATGGATTTTGA